The proteins below come from a single Tribolium castaneum strain GA2 chromosome 9, icTriCast1.1, whole genome shotgun sequence genomic window:
- the Klc gene encoding kinesin light chain isoform X2 — MDDSNTKKIESLGKMTAMSQEEIVSAVRTVAQGLEALRSEHAGILHGLHEAPDPVANERAGLVQQSAEMIELGLGEAQVIMALANHLQLIEAEKQKLRTQVRRLCQENAWLRDELASTQQRLQASEQTVAQLEEEKRHLEFMSSVSKYDQDVNDDNTSEHSRSEKPDPVVDLFPDDDNEDRNNMSPTPPNQLQLSQQVNAGYEIPARLRTLHNLVIQYASQGRYEVAVPLCKQALEDLEKTSGHDHPDVATMLNILALVYRDQNKYKEAANLLNDALAIREKTLGENHPAVAATLNNLAVLYGKRGKYKEAEPLCKRALDIREKVLGRDHPDVAKQLNNLALLCQNQGKYEEVEKYYQRALEIYEKRLGPDDPNVSKTMNNLASCYLKQGKYKEAEVLYKQILNRAHEREFGTIDGDNKPIWQVAEEREENKAKNRENAPYGEYGGWHKAAKVDSPTVTTTLKNLGALYRRQGKYEAAETLEDCALRSRKEHVQQQALDIVKHSKVANILGDMDRRKAGSVKDKTSRRGSRESLDMSYDGEEWRHQRSESLGLVKSLSRSITSLTKILTSDSDSKRNKPL; from the exons ATGGATGATAGCAACAC TAAGAAAATTGAAAGTTTGGGAAAAATGACGGCGATGTCGCAGGAAGAGATCGTCTCAGCTGTGCGAACGGTGGCTCAGGGGTTGGAGGCGCTCCGCTCAGAGCACGCCGGCATCCTCCATGGCCTCCACGAAGCCCCCGATCCGGTGGCCAATGAACGCGCCGGTCTGGTGCAACAAAGTGCAGAAATGATCGAATTGGGACTGGGAGAAGCGCAA GTGATAATGGCCTTGGCCAACCACCTCCAATTAATCGAGGccgaaaaacaaaaactgcgaACTCAAGTGCGTCGCTTATGCCAAGAAAACGCATGGTTAAGAGACGAATTGGCCTCCACCCAACAAAGACTCCAAGCAAGCGAACAGACCGTGGCCCaattagaagaagaaaaacGTCATTTGGAATTTATGAGCTCCGTTAGTAAATACGATCAGGACGTCAACGACGACAACACTAGCGAGCACTCACGAAGCGAAAAACCAGATCCGGTCGTCGATCTTTTCCCAGACGATGATAACGAGGATCGAAATA ATATGTCACCAACGCCACCCAATCAATTGCAACTTTCACAACAAGTGAATGCCGGATATGAAATTCCGGCACGACTTCGCACGCTGCATAACTTGGTGATTCAATACGCCTCTCAAGGACGGTACGAAGTGGCTGTGCCGTTATGCAAGCAGGCACTGGaggatttggaaaaaacaagCGGACATGACCATCCAGACGTCGCCACGATGCTGAATATCCTAGCTTTGGTCTATCGGGATCAAAATAAGTACAAAGAGGCGGCGAATTTGTTAAACGATGCTTTGGCAATTCGCGAGAAAACTTTGGGGGAGAACCATCCGGCCGTCGCTGCCACTCTTAACAATTTGGCTGTTTTGTACGGGAAAAGGGGCAAGTACAAGGAGGCCGAGCCTCTGTGCAAACGCGCCTTAGACATACGAGAGAAAGTGCTAGGGCGCGACCATCCCGACGTCGCCAAACAGCTGAACAACCTCGCTTTGCTCTGCCAGAATCAG GGCAAATACGAGGAGGTGGAGAAGTATTACCAGCGCGCGCTGGAGATTTACGAGAAGCGGCTGGGCCCCGACGACCCCAACGTCAGCAAAACAATGAACAATCTGGCTTCTTGCTATTTGAAGCAGGGCAAGTACAAAGAAGCCGAAGTCCTATACAAGCAAATCCTGAACCGGGCACACGAGCGCGAGTTCGGAACAATCGATG GTGATAACAAACCGATTTGGCAAGTGGCGGAGGAACGCGAAGAGAATAAAGCCAAGAACAGGGAGAACGCTCCATATGGGGAGTATGGTGGGTGGCATAAGGCGGCCAAAGTTGATTCGCCAACGGTGACGACCACTTTGAAAAATCTAGGGGCGCTGTACCGCAGACAGGGGAAGTACGAAGCTGCGGAAACTTTGGAGGATTGTGCGTTGCGAAGCAGGAAAGAG CATGTGCAACAA CAGGCTTTGGACATCGTGAAACACTCCAAAGTGGCCAACATCCTTGGCGATATGGACCGCCGTAAGGCTGGGAGCGTAAAAGACAAAACCTCGCGTCGTGGTTCCCGGGAATCGCTTGACATGTCGTACGACGGTGAGGAG TGGCGACACCAACGGTCCGAATCGCTGGGATTGGTCAAATCCTTGAGCAGATCCATCACTTCTTTGACCAAAATATTGACCTCGGAT agCGACTCGAAACGGAATAAACCGCTGTGA
- the Klc gene encoding kinesin light chain isoform X1, whose translation MSKTINAYRIKKIESLGKMTAMSQEEIVSAVRTVAQGLEALRSEHAGILHGLHEAPDPVANERAGLVQQSAEMIELGLGEAQVIMALANHLQLIEAEKQKLRTQVRRLCQENAWLRDELASTQQRLQASEQTVAQLEEEKRHLEFMSSVSKYDQDVNDDNTSEHSRSEKPDPVVDLFPDDDNEDRNNMSPTPPNQLQLSQQVNAGYEIPARLRTLHNLVIQYASQGRYEVAVPLCKQALEDLEKTSGHDHPDVATMLNILALVYRDQNKYKEAANLLNDALAIREKTLGENHPAVAATLNNLAVLYGKRGKYKEAEPLCKRALDIREKVLGRDHPDVAKQLNNLALLCQNQGKYEEVEKYYQRALEIYEKRLGPDDPNVSKTMNNLASCYLKQGKYKEAEVLYKQILNRAHEREFGTIDGDNKPIWQVAEEREENKAKNRENAPYGEYGGWHKAAKVDSPTVTTTLKNLGALYRRQGKYEAAETLEDCALRSRKEHVQQQALDIVKHSKVANILGDMDRRKAGSVKDKTSRRGSRESLDMSYDGEEWRHQRSESLGLVKSLSRSITSLTKILTSDSDSKRNKPL comes from the exons ATGTCTAAAACGATCAACGCGTATAGGAT TAAGAAAATTGAAAGTTTGGGAAAAATGACGGCGATGTCGCAGGAAGAGATCGTCTCAGCTGTGCGAACGGTGGCTCAGGGGTTGGAGGCGCTCCGCTCAGAGCACGCCGGCATCCTCCATGGCCTCCACGAAGCCCCCGATCCGGTGGCCAATGAACGCGCCGGTCTGGTGCAACAAAGTGCAGAAATGATCGAATTGGGACTGGGAGAAGCGCAA GTGATAATGGCCTTGGCCAACCACCTCCAATTAATCGAGGccgaaaaacaaaaactgcgaACTCAAGTGCGTCGCTTATGCCAAGAAAACGCATGGTTAAGAGACGAATTGGCCTCCACCCAACAAAGACTCCAAGCAAGCGAACAGACCGTGGCCCaattagaagaagaaaaacGTCATTTGGAATTTATGAGCTCCGTTAGTAAATACGATCAGGACGTCAACGACGACAACACTAGCGAGCACTCACGAAGCGAAAAACCAGATCCGGTCGTCGATCTTTTCCCAGACGATGATAACGAGGATCGAAATA ATATGTCACCAACGCCACCCAATCAATTGCAACTTTCACAACAAGTGAATGCCGGATATGAAATTCCGGCACGACTTCGCACGCTGCATAACTTGGTGATTCAATACGCCTCTCAAGGACGGTACGAAGTGGCTGTGCCGTTATGCAAGCAGGCACTGGaggatttggaaaaaacaagCGGACATGACCATCCAGACGTCGCCACGATGCTGAATATCCTAGCTTTGGTCTATCGGGATCAAAATAAGTACAAAGAGGCGGCGAATTTGTTAAACGATGCTTTGGCAATTCGCGAGAAAACTTTGGGGGAGAACCATCCGGCCGTCGCTGCCACTCTTAACAATTTGGCTGTTTTGTACGGGAAAAGGGGCAAGTACAAGGAGGCCGAGCCTCTGTGCAAACGCGCCTTAGACATACGAGAGAAAGTGCTAGGGCGCGACCATCCCGACGTCGCCAAACAGCTGAACAACCTCGCTTTGCTCTGCCAGAATCAG GGCAAATACGAGGAGGTGGAGAAGTATTACCAGCGCGCGCTGGAGATTTACGAGAAGCGGCTGGGCCCCGACGACCCCAACGTCAGCAAAACAATGAACAATCTGGCTTCTTGCTATTTGAAGCAGGGCAAGTACAAAGAAGCCGAAGTCCTATACAAGCAAATCCTGAACCGGGCACACGAGCGCGAGTTCGGAACAATCGATG GTGATAACAAACCGATTTGGCAAGTGGCGGAGGAACGCGAAGAGAATAAAGCCAAGAACAGGGAGAACGCTCCATATGGGGAGTATGGTGGGTGGCATAAGGCGGCCAAAGTTGATTCGCCAACGGTGACGACCACTTTGAAAAATCTAGGGGCGCTGTACCGCAGACAGGGGAAGTACGAAGCTGCGGAAACTTTGGAGGATTGTGCGTTGCGAAGCAGGAAAGAG CATGTGCAACAA CAGGCTTTGGACATCGTGAAACACTCCAAAGTGGCCAACATCCTTGGCGATATGGACCGCCGTAAGGCTGGGAGCGTAAAAGACAAAACCTCGCGTCGTGGTTCCCGGGAATCGCTTGACATGTCGTACGACGGTGAGGAG TGGCGACACCAACGGTCCGAATCGCTGGGATTGGTCAAATCCTTGAGCAGATCCATCACTTCTTTGACCAAAATATTGACCTCGGAT agCGACTCGAAACGGAATAAACCGCTGTGA
- the Klc gene encoding kinesin light chain isoform X3: MSKTINAYRIKKIESLGKMTAMSQEEIVSAVRTVAQGLEALRSEHAGILHGLHEAPDPVANERAGLVQQSAEMIELGLGEAQVIMALANHLQLIEAEKQKLRTQVRRLCQENAWLRDELASTQQRLQASEQTVAQLEEEKRHLEFMSSVSKYDQDVNDDNTSEHSRSEKPDPVVDLFPDDDNEDRNNMSPTPPNQLQLSQQVNAGYEIPARLRTLHNLVIQYASQGRYEVAVPLCKQALEDLEKTSGHDHPDVATMLNILALVYRDQNKYKEAANLLNDALAIREKTLGENHPAVAATLNNLAVLYGKRGKYKEAEPLCKRALDIREKVLGRDHPDVAKQLNNLALLCQNQGKYEEVEKYYQRALEIYEKRLGPDDPNVSKTMNNLASCYLKQGKYKEAEVLYKQILNRAHEREFGTIDGDNKPIWQVAEEREENKAKNRENAPYGEYGGWHKAAKVDSPTVTTTLKNLGALYRRQGKYEAAETLEDCALRSRKEALDIVKHSKVANILGDMDRRKAGSVKDKTSRRGSRESLDMSYDGEEWRHQRSESLGLVKSLSRSITSLTKILTSDSDSKRNKPL; the protein is encoded by the exons ATGTCTAAAACGATCAACGCGTATAGGAT TAAGAAAATTGAAAGTTTGGGAAAAATGACGGCGATGTCGCAGGAAGAGATCGTCTCAGCTGTGCGAACGGTGGCTCAGGGGTTGGAGGCGCTCCGCTCAGAGCACGCCGGCATCCTCCATGGCCTCCACGAAGCCCCCGATCCGGTGGCCAATGAACGCGCCGGTCTGGTGCAACAAAGTGCAGAAATGATCGAATTGGGACTGGGAGAAGCGCAA GTGATAATGGCCTTGGCCAACCACCTCCAATTAATCGAGGccgaaaaacaaaaactgcgaACTCAAGTGCGTCGCTTATGCCAAGAAAACGCATGGTTAAGAGACGAATTGGCCTCCACCCAACAAAGACTCCAAGCAAGCGAACAGACCGTGGCCCaattagaagaagaaaaacGTCATTTGGAATTTATGAGCTCCGTTAGTAAATACGATCAGGACGTCAACGACGACAACACTAGCGAGCACTCACGAAGCGAAAAACCAGATCCGGTCGTCGATCTTTTCCCAGACGATGATAACGAGGATCGAAATA ATATGTCACCAACGCCACCCAATCAATTGCAACTTTCACAACAAGTGAATGCCGGATATGAAATTCCGGCACGACTTCGCACGCTGCATAACTTGGTGATTCAATACGCCTCTCAAGGACGGTACGAAGTGGCTGTGCCGTTATGCAAGCAGGCACTGGaggatttggaaaaaacaagCGGACATGACCATCCAGACGTCGCCACGATGCTGAATATCCTAGCTTTGGTCTATCGGGATCAAAATAAGTACAAAGAGGCGGCGAATTTGTTAAACGATGCTTTGGCAATTCGCGAGAAAACTTTGGGGGAGAACCATCCGGCCGTCGCTGCCACTCTTAACAATTTGGCTGTTTTGTACGGGAAAAGGGGCAAGTACAAGGAGGCCGAGCCTCTGTGCAAACGCGCCTTAGACATACGAGAGAAAGTGCTAGGGCGCGACCATCCCGACGTCGCCAAACAGCTGAACAACCTCGCTTTGCTCTGCCAGAATCAG GGCAAATACGAGGAGGTGGAGAAGTATTACCAGCGCGCGCTGGAGATTTACGAGAAGCGGCTGGGCCCCGACGACCCCAACGTCAGCAAAACAATGAACAATCTGGCTTCTTGCTATTTGAAGCAGGGCAAGTACAAAGAAGCCGAAGTCCTATACAAGCAAATCCTGAACCGGGCACACGAGCGCGAGTTCGGAACAATCGATG GTGATAACAAACCGATTTGGCAAGTGGCGGAGGAACGCGAAGAGAATAAAGCCAAGAACAGGGAGAACGCTCCATATGGGGAGTATGGTGGGTGGCATAAGGCGGCCAAAGTTGATTCGCCAACGGTGACGACCACTTTGAAAAATCTAGGGGCGCTGTACCGCAGACAGGGGAAGTACGAAGCTGCGGAAACTTTGGAGGATTGTGCGTTGCGAAGCAGGAAAGAG GCTTTGGACATCGTGAAACACTCCAAAGTGGCCAACATCCTTGGCGATATGGACCGCCGTAAGGCTGGGAGCGTAAAAGACAAAACCTCGCGTCGTGGTTCCCGGGAATCGCTTGACATGTCGTACGACGGTGAGGAG TGGCGACACCAACGGTCCGAATCGCTGGGATTGGTCAAATCCTTGAGCAGATCCATCACTTCTTTGACCAAAATATTGACCTCGGAT agCGACTCGAAACGGAATAAACCGCTGTGA
- the LOC100142102 gene encoding phosphatidylinositol-glycan biosynthesis class X protein, whose amino-acid sequence MHLKQFALAPRPFQMLIILLLISPNSSKDSPCQSLNVSLTQKIDNEGFHRELKWLLERGPTSLQCKLAIRLDVGPEMYLNPDQIADLNRLGHLSVLIVGDVDVEAPAHLSKGHITYIYVPPFAERVSLNVPFHLRYQRAQISGGYGKVIVNKPSVLALSPQSEIKAPCDISNGVLCSWRNVSYQALFDEVELLVPVGDLDDYPLVSIVTLLLGCAGCIYTLSVLSTTPL is encoded by the exons ATGCATTTAAAGCAGTTCGCATTGGCTCCAAGGCCGTTTCAAATG CTCATTATTTTACTACTAATCAGCCCAAATTCATCAAAAGACTCCCCTTGCCAAAGCCTGAACGTCTCTCTAACCCAAAAGATCGATAATGAGGGCTTCCACCGGGAGCTCAAGTGGCTCCTTGAGCGGGGCCCCACCTCCCTTCAGTGCAAACTAGCAATTCGACTCGATGTGGGGCCCGAAATGTACTTAAATCCGGATCAAATCGCCGATTTGAATCGTTTGGGCCACTTGTCGGTGCTTATAGTCGGCGATGTGGATGTTGAGGCACCTGCTCATTTATCCAAGGGGCACATTACTTACATTTACGTGCCCCCTTTTGCAGAAAGAGTGTCTCTAAACGTCCCGTTTCATTTGCGGTACCAGCGGGCGCAAATTTCAGGGGGCTATGGCAAAGTTATTGTGAATAAACCAAGCGTTTTGGCGTTGAGCCCCCAAAGCGAAATTAAAGCCCCCTGTGATATAAGTAATGGGGTTTTGTGCAGTTGGAGAAATGTCAGTTATCAGGCTTTGTTTGATGAAGTCGAGTTGCTTGTCCCTGTGGGGGACCTCGACGATTATCCTTTGGTGTCAATTGTGACCCTACTTTTAGGGTGCGCTGGGTGTATTTACACCTTATCAGTATTATCAACGACTCCGCTTTAA